In Cytobacillus oceanisediminis, the following proteins share a genomic window:
- a CDS encoding nucleotidyltransferase-like protein produces MEDILRPIYQERASQTNTLGVIMTEKLQKAIPATDTFDAVLLILVEEADEPVFVKHYTYKDKKAALHIVTDKQLREWILLGSNRKIFDWLYNGKVLFDRNEYVHNLKVELREFPFYGRKLKMGLEFAKLIRRYMDGKAFFENRHYFDAYNHIVHSLHHLARLAVIENGFHPEVTVWNQVKQIEPEIMKLYEELVNSQEPLEKRLELLFLASEFLIHSRTKQGISHLADVLAEKEEWSIDDIMDHEELYLYAVDLSMLLEYLIDKHFIEVVNVETKGQGIYHRYYKLKKKIS; encoded by the coding sequence ATGGAAGATATTCTCCGTCCTATATATCAAGAACGGGCAAGCCAGACAAACACTCTTGGCGTGATTATGACCGAAAAACTGCAAAAAGCTATTCCTGCTACTGATACATTTGATGCTGTACTGCTGATCCTTGTAGAGGAAGCAGATGAACCTGTGTTTGTTAAACATTACACATATAAAGATAAAAAAGCTGCTCTTCATATCGTGACAGATAAGCAGCTTCGCGAATGGATCCTGCTGGGGTCGAACCGAAAGATCTTTGATTGGCTTTATAATGGGAAAGTCTTATTCGATCGAAATGAATATGTTCATAACCTGAAGGTGGAATTAAGAGAATTTCCGTTCTATGGGCGAAAATTAAAAATGGGTCTTGAGTTTGCCAAGCTGATCAGGAGATATATGGATGGCAAAGCCTTTTTTGAAAATCGCCATTATTTTGATGCCTATAACCATATTGTACATTCCCTTCATCACCTGGCCAGGCTGGCTGTTATCGAAAATGGATTCCATCCAGAGGTAACTGTCTGGAATCAGGTAAAGCAAATTGAACCTGAAATAATGAAGCTTTATGAAGAATTGGTGAATAGCCAGGAGCCTCTTGAAAAAAGACTGGAGCTTCTGTTTCTTGCAAGTGAATTTTTAATTCATTCAAGAACTAAGCAAGGAATCAGCCATCTTGCAGATGTGCTTGCTGAGAAAGAAGAATGGTCCATCGACGATATTATGGACCATGAGGAACTTTATCTATATGCAGTTGACTTAAGCATGCTTCTTGAGTATTTGATTGATAAGCATTTTATCGAAGTAGTAAATGTGGAAACAAAAGGTCAAGGGATTTATCACAGGTATTACAAACTCAAAAAAAAAATATCGTAA
- the perR gene encoding peroxide-responsive transcriptional repressor PerR, producing MAHMELKEALDTLKDTGVRITPQRHAILEYLINSMSHPTADDIYKALEGKFPNMSVATVYNNLRVFREVGLVKELTYGDASSRFDFVTTHHYHVICESCGKIVDFHYPGLDEVEHLASHVTGFKISHHRMEIYGTCPECASKEAH from the coding sequence GTGGCGCATATGGAATTAAAAGAGGCGCTGGATACTTTAAAAGACACTGGAGTCCGTATCACTCCGCAGCGTCATGCGATACTTGAATATTTAATAAACTCCATGTCACACCCTACTGCTGACGATATATACAAAGCATTAGAGGGGAAATTTCCAAATATGAGTGTGGCAACAGTTTACAATAATTTACGAGTATTCCGTGAGGTTGGCCTGGTAAAGGAACTGACATATGGTGACGCATCTAGCCGCTTCGATTTTGTAACCACTCATCATTATCATGTCATATGTGAAAGCTGCGGCAAGATTGTAGACTTCCACTATCCTGGTCTTGATGAAGTAGAGCACCTTGCTTCACATGTTACAGGTTTTAAAATCAGCCATCATAGAATGGAGATTTACGGGACATGTCCAGAATGTGCAAGTAAAGAAGCTCACTAA
- a CDS encoding cob(I)yrinic acid a,c-diamide adenosyltransferase, protein MRIYTKTGDKGTTSLIYGQRVSKNDIRVEAYGSCDEANSMIGMALSHLRSEYFSGKEKAEEVFHKVQTDLFHAGAELATPAGKEVKWTIKEEDITFMENQIDEWETDLAALHNFILPGGHPSGAAFHVARTVVRRAERCAVSLGEEVNPLVLVYLNRLSDLLFVAARFINQHLGSGEQSLHAEKS, encoded by the coding sequence ATGAGGATTTATACAAAAACGGGAGATAAGGGGACAACGTCATTAATATACGGGCAGAGAGTCAGTAAAAATGACATTCGCGTAGAGGCATACGGCTCATGTGATGAAGCGAATTCAATGATTGGAATGGCCTTAAGCCATTTAAGAAGTGAGTATTTCAGCGGCAAAGAAAAAGCGGAAGAGGTTTTTCATAAAGTGCAGACCGACCTGTTTCATGCAGGAGCAGAGCTGGCAACGCCTGCTGGGAAAGAAGTTAAATGGACGATAAAGGAAGAGGATATCACCTTCATGGAAAATCAAATTGATGAGTGGGAAACTGACCTTGCAGCGCTTCATAACTTTATATTACCCGGCGGTCATCCTTCAGGAGCTGCATTTCATGTGGCGAGAACGGTTGTGAGAAGAGCAGAACGATGTGCAGTGTCGCTTGGCGAAGAAGTGAATCCGCTCGTTTTAGTCTATCTGAACCGATTGTCTGATCTGCTGTTTGTTGCTGCACGATTTATCAATCAACATTTAGGCTCTGGTGAGCAATCGCTGCACGCTGAAAAGAGTTGA
- a CDS encoding carbohydrate ABC transporter permease: protein METKVEIQEPAVKAEIKTVSRKKANLKKILTYSAFVGPALIFFLVIQIIPFLMGIYYSFTSWNGVSSVVEWVGLENYIKIFKNDPKFFDSFIFTTKFMLASVIISNLLGFGLALLLNAALKSRNLLRTVFFIPNVIGGLLLGFIWQFIFVKGFTAIGNLTDLSVFKLPWLGDETTAFWGIVIVFAWQISGYMMVIYIAALQGVDQTLLEAARIDGASSWTLLTKIIIPLILPAFTICFFLTISMAFKIFDLNISLTGGGPFNSTQSVAINIYQEAFQNNRYGLGTAKSILFFLVVAIFTTVQVMMTKKREVEA from the coding sequence TTGGAGACAAAGGTTGAGATACAGGAACCAGCAGTTAAGGCAGAGATTAAAACAGTATCTAGGAAAAAAGCAAATCTGAAAAAAATCCTAACGTACAGTGCTTTTGTAGGACCGGCATTAATTTTTTTTCTGGTGATTCAGATCATTCCCTTCTTGATGGGGATTTATTATTCTTTTACGTCCTGGAATGGTGTCAGTTCTGTGGTTGAATGGGTCGGACTTGAAAATTATATTAAGATTTTTAAGAATGATCCTAAGTTTTTTGATTCCTTTATTTTTACTACCAAGTTTATGTTAGCTTCGGTTATTATTAGTAATTTACTAGGTTTTGGGCTTGCATTATTATTGAACGCAGCCTTGAAGTCCAGGAATTTATTGCGGACTGTGTTTTTCATTCCTAATGTTATCGGGGGATTATTGCTTGGGTTCATCTGGCAGTTTATTTTTGTAAAAGGGTTTACTGCAATTGGAAATCTTACAGATCTGTCCGTTTTTAAGCTTCCATGGCTTGGGGATGAGACAACAGCATTCTGGGGAATTGTGATTGTGTTTGCCTGGCAGATCAGCGGATATATGATGGTTATTTATATTGCAGCGCTGCAGGGGGTTGATCAGACACTGCTGGAGGCTGCAAGGATCGATGGAGCATCGAGCTGGACACTTTTGACGAAAATTATCATTCCGCTTATTTTGCCGGCGTTTACGATTTGTTTCTTTTTAACTATTTCAATGGCATTTAAGATTTTCGACCTGAATATTTCACTGACAGGCGGCGGGCCATTTAATTCAACTCAATCTGTTGCGATTAATATCTATCAGGAAGCATTCCAGAATAACAGGTATGGTCTGGGTACCGCGAAATCCATTTTGTTCTTCCTTGTTGTAGCAATTTTTACAACGGTTCAGGTGATGATGACCAAGAAAAGGGAGGTTGAGGCATAA
- the bcp gene encoding thioredoxin-dependent thiol peroxidase, whose translation MAISIGELAPDFELAASNGEKVKLSDYRGKNIVLYFYPKDMTPGCTTQACDFRDNHGNFADVNAVVLGISPDPLSRHEKFIDKHGLPFLLLADEDHKAAEAYGVWKLKKNFGKEYMGIERSTFIIDQEGKLVKEWRKVKVKGHVEEALEYIKENLA comes from the coding sequence ATGGCAATTTCAATTGGAGAATTGGCACCGGATTTTGAACTGGCGGCCAGCAATGGTGAAAAAGTAAAGTTATCAGATTACCGCGGGAAAAATATTGTTCTTTATTTTTACCCAAAAGACATGACGCCTGGCTGCACAACACAGGCATGTGATTTCAGGGACAATCATGGGAATTTTGCAGATGTGAATGCCGTCGTTTTAGGAATAAGTCCCGATCCGCTCAGCAGGCATGAGAAGTTCATTGATAAGCATGGATTGCCTTTCCTGCTGCTTGCGGATGAGGACCATAAAGCGGCAGAGGCGTACGGTGTTTGGAAACTGAAAAAGAACTTCGGAAAAGAATATATGGGCATTGAGCGTTCCACTTTTATTATTGACCAGGAAGGCAAACTGGTTAAAGAGTGGCGTAAGGTTAAGGTGAAAGGGCATGTCGAGGAGGCCCTGGAATATATTAAGGAGAATCTTGCCTAG
- a CDS encoding ABC transporter substrate-binding protein: MKRFALLLLSLVLMAGIMAGCSSSSSSGDEKPKDDSKNEDEVVTLNMFQFKVEIADQLQEMIGEFEKEHPNIKVKLESVGGGADYGAALKAKFASGEQPDIFNNGGFKELELWKEHLADLSNEPWAEHVLPIGKVPMTDTDGKLYGMPVNLEGYGFIYNKDLFEEAGITEPPNTISELKDAAEKLKDKGITPFSAGYGEWWVIGQHLLNIPFAQQEDPVAFIEGLYSGSEKITGNDKFKEFKEVLDTEINFGNENPLTTDYNTQVTLFASGKTAMLQQGNWTENMILEINPEINMGFLPIPLTDDEAEADRLPVGVPNNWVLNKNSENLEEAKLFLDWMVSSETGKRYITEEFAFIPAFDNIEPTGLGPLGQHILEYSKEEKTVPWTWFRWPDGANKEFAATIQEYAAGKIDYDTVVERFQASWDNLK; encoded by the coding sequence ATGAAACGCTTTGCTCTATTACTGCTGTCATTGGTTCTGATGGCGGGCATTATGGCGGGCTGTTCTTCTTCGAGCTCTTCAGGGGATGAAAAGCCTAAGGATGATTCAAAGAATGAGGATGAAGTGGTAACATTGAATATGTTCCAGTTTAAAGTGGAGATTGCCGATCAGCTTCAGGAAATGATCGGTGAATTCGAAAAGGAGCATCCGAATATTAAAGTAAAGCTTGAATCAGTCGGCGGCGGTGCAGATTATGGTGCCGCATTAAAAGCAAAGTTTGCATCCGGCGAACAGCCTGACATTTTTAACAATGGCGGATTTAAGGAATTGGAGCTTTGGAAAGAGCATCTTGCAGATCTTTCAAATGAGCCTTGGGCAGAGCATGTGCTTCCAATTGGAAAAGTTCCAATGACCGATACAGACGGCAAACTTTATGGAATGCCTGTAAACCTTGAAGGATACGGTTTCATTTATAATAAGGATTTATTTGAAGAAGCGGGCATTACTGAACCTCCTAATACGATTTCTGAACTGAAGGATGCTGCTGAAAAACTAAAAGATAAAGGTATTACCCCTTTCTCTGCCGGTTACGGAGAGTGGTGGGTCATTGGCCAGCATTTATTAAATATTCCATTTGCACAGCAGGAAGATCCGGTGGCATTTATTGAGGGTCTATACAGCGGATCTGAAAAGATTACTGGCAATGATAAATTTAAAGAATTCAAAGAAGTGCTTGATACTGAAATTAACTTCGGAAATGAAAATCCATTAACAACAGATTACAATACGCAAGTGACGCTATTTGCTTCCGGCAAAACGGCTATGCTTCAGCAGGGGAACTGGACAGAAAACATGATTCTTGAAATCAACCCTGAAATTAATATGGGGTTCCTTCCGATTCCGCTGACTGATGATGAAGCAGAAGCAGACCGCTTACCGGTAGGCGTTCCGAACAACTGGGTTCTTAATAAAAATTCAGAGAATCTGGAAGAAGCAAAATTATTCCTTGACTGGATGGTTTCTTCTGAAACAGGAAAGCGTTATATCACAGAGGAGTTTGCGTTCATTCCTGCCTTCGACAATATCGAGCCAACTGGTTTAGGGCCACTTGGCCAGCATATTCTTGAGTATTCTAAAGAAGAGAAAACCGTTCCTTGGACATGGTTCAGATGGCCAGATGGTGCAAATAAAGAGTTTGCTGCAACAATCCAGGAATACGCTGCAGGAAAGATTGACTATGATACGGTCGTTGAACGCTTC
- a CDS encoding YgzB family protein, which translates to MAKYSNKINKIRTFALSLIFIGFIVMYLGIFFRNSALLMTIFMLLGMLCILASTGVYFWIGMLSTKTVQVVCPNCGKHTKMLGRVDMCMYCNEPLTLDPKLEGVEFDEKYNKKNTKQS; encoded by the coding sequence ATGGCTAAGTACTCTAATAAAATCAATAAGATTCGTACATTTGCCCTTAGTTTAATTTTTATCGGATTTATCGTTATGTATCTCGGAATATTCTTTAGGAATTCCGCTCTTCTCATGACAATATTTATGCTTCTTGGAATGCTCTGCATTCTTGCTAGCACCGGTGTATATTTTTGGATCGGCATGCTTTCAACAAAAACCGTGCAGGTGGTTTGCCCAAATTGCGGAAAACATACAAAGATGCTTGGCCGCGTTGATATGTGCATGTACTGTAATGAACCTTTAACGCTTGATCCAAAACTTGAGGGCGTTGAATTTGATGAAAAATACAACAAAAAAAATACGAAGCAGAGCTGA
- a CDS encoding nuclease-related domain-containing protein, which translates to MILKFRYEPEELKMLRFLHGRMRLTPKDYSHFLNLEKGFSGEKIFDELLEESPEEWTILHDLLFDYSNTFFQIDSLLITGDCIYIFEVKNYEGDFYIEQDRWYTAQTNTEVKNPLLQLQRCESLLRRLLQELRVKTPLKALLIFINPGFHLYQSTMNLPAIFPAQIKRFMDKLKLKPQPANKNHLMLADKLMSLHLEETSFGRGLEYTFEGLEKWMTCLSCKTFIMPFNKLTMICLKCGIKRGYYSCSYQKCR; encoded by the coding sequence ATGATATTAAAATTTCGGTATGAACCAGAAGAATTAAAGATGCTTCGGTTTTTACATGGAAGAATGCGGCTTACCCCTAAAGATTACAGCCACTTTCTTAATTTAGAAAAAGGTTTTTCAGGTGAGAAGATATTTGATGAGCTGCTAGAAGAATCGCCTGAGGAATGGACTATTCTTCATGATTTATTGTTCGATTACAGTAACACCTTTTTCCAGATAGATTCACTATTAATCACTGGGGACTGTATCTATATTTTTGAAGTTAAGAATTATGAGGGAGACTTTTATATCGAACAAGACAGATGGTACACCGCACAAACAAATACAGAAGTTAAGAACCCTCTTCTGCAGCTGCAGCGATGTGAATCCCTCCTGAGAAGACTGCTGCAGGAATTGAGAGTAAAAACCCCTCTTAAGGCTCTTCTTATTTTTATTAACCCCGGATTCCACCTATATCAATCCACAATGAATCTTCCCGCTATATTTCCAGCACAAATTAAGCGATTTATGGACAAATTAAAATTGAAACCTCAGCCGGCGAATAAAAACCATTTAATGCTGGCGGACAAGTTAATGTCTTTGCATTTGGAGGAAACATCTTTTGGCAGGGGATTGGAATATACTTTTGAAGGCCTGGAGAAGTGGATGACATGCTTATCTTGCAAAACTTTTATAATGCCTTTCAATAAATTAACTATGATATGCCTAAAATGTGGAATAAAAAGAGGATATTACTCATGCAGTTACCAGAAGTGTAGATGA
- a CDS encoding carbohydrate ABC transporter permease → MNPRYTKVTFLLEIIGIVLGVIFLIPFYFVIINSVKGFADILIDAAAWPQEFLFSNYLKVWDIINFPRAFWNSLIITVISNIGLVVISSMAAWKMVRTQGKFSKILFALFVSAMVIPFQTVMIPLMKLGGTLNLTNSIPGLIIMYFGFGVPLSLFLYHGFIKTVPIEIEESARIDGCSQFGVFWRIVFPLLKPITVTVVILNTLWIWNDYLLPLLVLQDAELRTIPLATSSFFAQYTKQWDMGLAALVMGITPVVIFFLFLQRHIIKGIAQGSIK, encoded by the coding sequence ATGAATCCCAGATATACGAAGGTTACGTTTCTGCTCGAGATTATAGGAATCGTATTAGGAGTCATATTCCTCATACCTTTTTATTTCGTGATCATCAATTCTGTAAAAGGCTTTGCAGATATTTTGATTGATGCTGCAGCGTGGCCGCAGGAATTTTTATTCTCCAATTACTTGAAGGTATGGGATATCATTAATTTCCCGCGGGCCTTCTGGAATTCGCTTATAATTACGGTGATCAGCAATATTGGACTTGTTGTCATTAGTTCCATGGCTGCCTGGAAGATGGTCCGAACCCAGGGGAAATTCAGCAAAATCCTGTTTGCGTTATTTGTATCTGCAATGGTTATTCCATTCCAGACGGTCATGATACCGCTAATGAAGCTGGGAGGCACGCTGAATCTGACAAACAGCATACCTGGTCTCATCATTATGTATTTTGGCTTTGGTGTACCGTTATCGCTTTTCCTGTATCACGGATTTATTAAAACAGTTCCAATAGAGATAGAAGAATCGGCCCGAATTGATGGGTGCAGCCAGTTTGGGGTCTTTTGGAGAATTGTTTTTCCGCTTCTAAAGCCAATCACTGTCACGGTTGTTATTTTAAATACATTATGGATCTGGAATGATTATCTCCTGCCGCTTCTTGTGCTTCAGGATGCAGAGCTTAGGACGATTCCTTTGGCCACAAGCTCATTCTTTGCACAATATACAAAGCAGTGGGACATGGGACTGGCCGCCCTTGTGATGGGCATTACCCCGGTGGTTATTTTCTTCCTGTTTCTGCAGAGACATATTATTAAAGGCATTGCACAAGGTTCCATTAAATAG